CGTCGAGGGCCTCCTTGCTCATGCCCTGCGCCGACTCGCCGACGAGGGCGAGGACGGGGTCGCCCGGCGCGAGCCACAGCATGGCGAAGACCACGAGGGTCACGCCGAGCAGCACGGGCACGGTGGCGGCCAGGCGGCGCAGGACGTAGAGGGTCATCGTGGGCGCGGGTGGTGGGGCGTCATCGGTTTAGTGAGTGGGCCGGTCAACCAGGCGCGTGGCCGCCGGGGAGGCGGCCACGCGCGCGTAGGTTACTTACTCCGGGCCGGCGCTCAGCGCGCCAGCGTGGCGTTGCGCAGGTCGAGGTTGATCCAGGAGAAGCGCACGACCTCGCCCTTCAACACTGGCCACTTGGCGATCGTGGAGAGCGGGTAGTAGAGCGTCACCATGGGCACGTCGCCGAGCACGGCTTCCTGCACCTCGCGGTAGTCGGCGGCGCGCACGGCGTCGTCGGGCGTGGAGCGGGCCTCCTCCAAGAGGGCGTCGATGGAGGCGACCTGGTAGCGCGCGATGTTGTTGGCCGGGATCTCGCTCGAGTGGAAGAAGGCGTAGAGCGTGTAGTCGGCGTCGAGCGTCACGGTGCCCCAGCTGGAAGCGTAGAGCTCGAGGTCGTCCTTGGCCGTCTGCTCGACGTACGCGGCGTAGTCCTGCACGCGGATCGTCAGGTCGATGCCGACCTCGGAGAGCATGAACTGGAGGACCTGCGCCACGGCCTCGAGGTCGGGGTTCTGGTAGATGTCGAGGGTCAGCTTCAGGCCCTCGGCGCCGGCCTCGGCGAGGAGCGCGCGCGCCGCCTCGGGGTCGTAGGGGTACGGCTCGGCGAGGTCGGAGGCGGCGAAGCGGACGGTCGGCGGGATGGGCACGACGCCCGGCTCGGCGAGGCCGCGGAGGAACTCGTCGATGATCAGGCTCTTGTCGATGGCGTGGGCGATGGCCTGGCGCACGCGCAGGTCGTGCAGCTTGGCGTTGGCCGTGTTCAGGCCGAGCATCATGCTGCCCCAGCCGAGGTACGCGCTCGTCTCGAGCTGCGACTCGCTCGCCAGCGCCTCGAAGGCGTCCGGCGGGATGTTGAAGAGGATGTCGATGCCGCCGGAGCGGAGCTCGATGAGCTGCGTGCTCACCTCGGGGATGATGCGGTACAGGACCTCTTCGATGGCCGGCGCGCCGCCCCAGTAGTCGGCGTTGGCGTGCAGGAGCACCTGGTTGCTCTGCTCCCACGACACGAGCGTGTACGGGCCGGAGCCGACAGGGTTGCGGGCGAGGTCGTCGCCGTGCGCCACGGGCACGATGGCGGTGACGGGGTGCGCGAGGTGGGCGAGGAGGGGCGCGAACGGCTCGGCCGTCTTGATCTCGACCGTGGTCGCGTCGACCGCGGTGACCTCGCTGATGGCGCTCACGACGAAGCGCCCTGGCGCGGCGGTGGCCGGGTCGAGCAGGCGCTCGAGGGACGCCTTGACGGCGGCGGCGTCGAGCGGGGTGCCGTCGGTGAAGCTCACGCCGGCGCGGAGGGTGACGCGCAGCGTGCTCGGGTCGAGGTACTCCCAGCTCGAGGCGAGGAGCCCCTCGATCTCGCCTTGCGGGGTGACCCGGAAGAGCGTCTCGTAGACCTGGTTGGTGACGGCGAAGGAGAAGCCGTTGAACGTCTTCTGCGGGTCCAGCGTCGGCGGGTTGGAACCGATGGCGGTGGTGAGGCGTCCTTGGGCCGCGGCGACCGCGGGTAGGAGTAGGACTAAGGCCAGCAAGACGATTCTTCTCATGCACCCTCCCAGGTATGCGTCGCGTCCGGCAGGGGCGTTGTCGCCCCTGATCTCGACCGCGTGCAGTCGATGCTAAGGGATATACCCCGCGCCATATAGTCGGCCGGAAAGCATGAAGCCTTGGTAAAGGCCTGAGCGGGCTGGCATATATACTGGCGGCCGACTCCTCGCCGGAGGGCCTGCTCGCTCGGCCCGAAGCCGGGCGAGCGCGGAACCGGTGACCGATGCTGGAAGATCACACGCAAGCGCCGCGCGACGAGGCGGCGCCGGTCGGCCTCGCGGCCGAAGCTTGGAGCGAGCGTTCCCGCGGGCCACGCGTGGCGCTCGGCTTGGCGCGCGACGCCCTTGACGCCGGCGCGGCCGGGACGG
The Trueperaceae bacterium genome window above contains:
- a CDS encoding ABC transporter substrate-binding protein; this translates as MRRIVLLALVLLLPAVAAAQGRLTTAIGSNPPTLDPQKTFNGFSFAVTNQVYETLFRVTPQGEIEGLLASSWEYLDPSTLRVTLRAGVSFTDGTPLDAAAVKASLERLLDPATAAPGRFVVSAISEVTAVDATTVEIKTAEPFAPLLAHLAHPVTAIVPVAHGDDLARNPVGSGPYTLVSWEQSNQVLLHANADYWGGAPAIEEVLYRIIPEVSTQLIELRSGGIDILFNIPPDAFEALASESQLETSAYLGWGSMMLGLNTANAKLHDLRVRQAIAHAIDKSLIIDEFLRGLAEPGVVPIPPTVRFAASDLAEPYPYDPEAARALLAEAGAEGLKLTLDIYQNPDLEAVAQVLQFMLSEVGIDLTIRVQDYAAYVEQTAKDDLELYASSWGTVTLDADYTLYAFFHSSEIPANNIARYQVASIDALLEEARSTPDDAVRAADYREVQEAVLGDVPMVTLYYPLSTIAKWPVLKGEVVRFSWINLDLRNATLAR